The proteins below come from a single Papaver somniferum cultivar HN1 chromosome 11, ASM357369v1, whole genome shotgun sequence genomic window:
- the LOC113322674 gene encoding F-box/kelch-repeat protein At3g06240-like isoform X1 produces MSSIPIPEEILHEVLLRVPLVSISKFRCVCKQWNSLLSNPSFVKSHFDLAIQNEKPNFILVIDVENGYKIIRVNQDSLLSCKPDSECGCEPDSECGCERCDESSYLRYPFEQLESREINILGVCNGLLCLLISVMLEEGIQDIICIWNPKTKEYKELPYPPSEFSCGVKIIENCSDDGFYYDSSVDDYKLIKIVPISGELMLGVQIYSLRSNSWKNSEKFIPYESSSLHRSSGVLVNGALHWLLITPGNRTSNVIVSFNTCDEGFADLDATNELGRLDECLCLLVGSLGDRADLWVMQKYGVKQSWTKLLTTTKELIADNNFMSNSMPICTYKSGEILMPNLEGFVVYDPKCDKAKLITIRAICGASEVSEIESYIESLVSLGSFTYVGKHDIIEDISQES; encoded by the coding sequence ATGTCCAGCATTCCAATTCCAGAAGAGATTCTTCATGAAGTCTTGTTGAGGGTACCACTCGTATCAATTTCAAAGTTTAGGTGCGTATGCAAACAATGGAACTCTTTACTCTCTAACCCTAGTTTTGTGAAAAGCCATTTTGATCTTGCTATTCAAAacgaaaaacctaatttcattcTTGTAATTGATGTCGAGAATGGTTATAAAATCATCCGTGTAAATCAAGATTCATTATTATCATGTAAACCTGATAGTGAATGTGGATGTGAGCCTGATTCTGAATGTGGATGTGAACGTTGTGATGAGAGTTCTTATCTAAGGTACCCATTCGAACAGTTAGAATCACGTGAGATTAATATTTTGGGTGTTTGTAATGGTTTACTTTGTTTACTTATTAGTGTGATGCTTGAAGAAGGAATTCAAGACATTATCTGTATTTGGAATCCTAAAACTAAAGAATACAAGGAATTACCTTATCCACCAAGTGAATTTTCATGTGGTGTAAAGATCATAGAAAACTGTTCAGATGATGGGTTTTATTATGATTCTAGCGTTGATGATTACAAGTTGATTAAAATTGTGCCAATTTCCGGAGAGTTGATGCTAGGAGTTCAAATTTACAGTTTAAGGTCAAACTCGTGGAAAAACAGTGAGAAATTCATACCTTACGAGTCTTCATCGCTCCACAGAAGTTCAGGAGTCTTGGttaatggagctcttcattggttatTAATCACGCCTGGAAATCGTACTTCTAATGTTATAGTTTCTTTTAATACTTGTGACGAAGGATTTGCTGATTTGGATGCCACAAATGAACTTGGAAGATTGGATGAGTGCCTTTGCTTACTTGTCGGATCTCTTGGTGATCGAGCTGATTTATGGGTGATGCAAAAGTATGGTGTCAAACAATCATGGACTAAACTTTTAACAACTACTAAAGAGTTAATTGCAGATAATAATTTCATGAGTAATTCGATGCCGATATGCACATATAAGAGTGGTGAAATTCTGATGCCAAATTTGGAGGGTTTTGTTGTATACGACCCAAAATGTGATAAAGCTAAACTTATTACGATTCGTGCCATTTGTGGAGCGAGTGAAGTCAGTGAAATTGAAAGTTATATAGAGAGTTTGGTTTCACTCGGCTCGTTTACTTATGTTGGGAAGCATGACATTATTGAGGATATTTCACAGGAGAGTTAA